In Thermococcus zilligii AN1, a genomic segment contains:
- the rpmC gene encoding 50S ribosomal protein L29, whose amino-acid sequence MKPSEIREMSVEEINEKIRQLRLELAKERGMLTMGTSLENPMVIRNLRRDIARLLTIKKEKLGEKR is encoded by the coding sequence ATGAAGCCCAGTGAGATTAGGGAGATGAGCGTCGAGGAGATTAATGAGAAGATCAGACAGCTCCGCCTCGAGCTCGCCAAGGAGAGGGGTATGCTCACCATGGGGACTTCTCTGGAGAACCCCATGGTCATCCGCAACCTCAGGCGCGATATAGCGCGCCTGCTTACCATAAAAAAGGAGAAGCTCGGGGAGAAAAGGTGA